Proteins encoded by one window of Candidatus Neomarinimicrobiota bacterium:
- a CDS encoding ATP-dependent 6-phosphofructokinase → MRIGILTGGGDVPGLNPAIRAITLRAIREGYEVIGIRRGWAGLVEMVRDKDYDNSNNFQRLTEDVVNRVGRTGGTFLHTSRTNPSKVPADAVPEHLKDRFNGEVNDLTEEVLKNLEWLGLDYLIPIGGDDTLSYGVRLHKEGFKVVAMPKTMDNDVPGTDYCIGFSTCVTRTLSLTHSLRTSAGSHERILVIEVFGRYAGFTALLPTMAGAANRCVIPEYKFNIEKLTELLIEDRLTNPSRYSVVLVSEGAMFEGGEMVFMSEEADMFGHKKLGGIGDVIADRIKKLSARYNNGKKINVISQKLGYLVRCGDPDAIDSIVPMAYGNIAFDLITRGVSGRLVGVRQGKYTDVPLDIVTSKKKAVDVEKYYNTERLRPKYIGFEGNPMLIISDED, encoded by the coding sequence ATGAGAATAGGTATATTGACAGGTGGTGGTGATGTCCCGGGGTTGAACCCAGCGATTCGTGCGATTACATTAAGAGCTATTAGGGAAGGATATGAGGTTATTGGAATTAGAAGAGGTTGGGCTGGATTAGTTGAGATGGTCAGGGATAAGGATTATGATAATTCAAATAATTTTCAGAGGCTGACGGAAGATGTTGTTAACAGAGTTGGTAGAACAGGTGGGACTTTCTTACACACATCGAGAACTAATCCCAGCAAGGTGCCCGCAGATGCAGTTCCTGAACATTTAAAAGATAGATTTAATGGAGAGGTTAATGACTTAACAGAAGAGGTATTGAAAAATCTCGAATGGCTGGGTCTGGACTATCTAATTCCAATTGGTGGCGATGATACACTGAGTTATGGTGTAAGATTGCATAAAGAGGGTTTTAAAGTTGTGGCTATGCCAAAGACAATGGATAATGACGTCCCGGGTACTGATTATTGTATTGGTTTTAGCACATGTGTTACAAGAACACTTTCTCTAACTCATAGCTTGAGAACATCGGCAGGAAGCCATGAAAGGATATTGGTAATAGAAGTATTCGGTAGGTATGCAGGATTTACTGCTTTATTACCTACTATGGCAGGTGCAGCGAACAGGTGTGTAATACCTGAGTATAAGTTTAATATCGAGAAGTTGACGGAGCTTTTAATTGAGGATAGGTTAACCAATCCCAGCAGATATTCTGTAGTGCTGGTCTCTGAAGGTGCTATGTTCGAAGGTGGGGAGATGGTTTTTATGAGTGAAGAGGCTGATATGTTCGGACATAAAAAACTTGGTGGTATTGGTGATGTTATAGCTGATAGAATAAAGAAATTGTCCGCTAGGTATAATAATGGGAAAAAGATAAATGTTATCAGTCAGAAACTGGGATATCTAGTTAGATGTGGAGATCCTGATGCCATAGATTCTATTGTACCGATGGCATATGGGAACATTGCATTTGACTTGATTACCAGAGGGGTTTCGGGTAGACTTGTAGGTGTAAGACAGGGTAAATATACTGACGTTCCGCTGGATATTGTTACAAGTAAAAAGAAAGCGGTTGATGTTGAAAAATATTATAATACCGAAAGGTTAAGACCTAAATATATCGGTTTTGAAGGTAATCCAATGTTGATAATATCTGATGAGGATTGA